The window GCACAACGGCGGACGTGGAGGCAACAAGACACTCGGGCCAGTCAGGGGTGAGTTGATCTCTCAAGCCATCTGCTTCTGCGTTGCTGGCTGGCATTTTCTATCACCTCACATCATTTGTCatcttgtttctctctttctgctgtTGAAGTTGTTAAGCTACTGGGTCAGAGCCTGTGTGACTGTTGGCTTCAGGGTTattgtagtctcgcattgccagacctatctccacagcggtGCAGTGCAAGGTCTGGCAAGAGGAGCATACGCTCCTGGTTAGGAGAAAAAACACTCAGGGGTTGTTCGCAATTGTCTTGGGCAGCTGCAAAATGGTCTCTGGAATGAActtgtttggtggaacatttgcaccacaCACGCCATTAATAAATTAAGTcaactgtacacacaaacacaatacagtaacgtgcgctatataaataagcTGGGTACAAGATTAAACttcatttgctcttaccagtgtgtcGCTGCGTGTACCTCATCCATTCCCAAATTCGagccaatcggtcccaaaacatcccaatTAAAgagtaaatgccataaacatgCAGTATTCTTTTATGCAATATTTGCAATCATTCCCCGAATGAGCTAAGCAGGCCcgcctgccttgttgcatgatGCACATTTCTTTTCAAACTTGCCATCCTGATAatttcccttggcctttggaattaaaatacccccccccccccctcatcacatacccttcaccatacatcgagataggcatggggaatcatcataagatcatctctaaatgcaaatcaaaccagctattaagctaactgaaataaagccatgccaatctctatgcattgtgaagggtatgtgatgatgtggggggggggtattttaattccaaaggtcaagggaacttcatcaggatgcatagtatcctggatccataaaataactggcctttaataataaaaatgtgcctgcctctatgggaatttaacataggggtgtgtatacttatgccccctgtattttaacatatgggggtgtatacttatgccccctgtattttgaggaagaacatttatttatttacaatacattactcattcacaaagaaaattggtgtccttaaaaagttGGATGTTCCTAATGTTTTGAATTAACgctttaagatcaatttccaaaagatgtttttttttattcctctttttaatcaactttagcatgggtgtgtaaacgcATGCAAGCCACTGTAACATTGCCCAGAGGTTCCGGTTAACGTTGCTCGATCCAACCAGAGTTTAaagtaaacacaaagaaagcagaaagtaagGGACATCCGGCGGGACTTCCGGAACCATCCCGTAAATGAACCGCCTTCGATATGAACTAGGTTTATTGAGATGGTGATGTAAAATTGGTCCCAGGTTTGGGGTTGGCTGTATTTCAGAGACAtgaacaaatgaatgaatgtccTGGGTGTCTATGGCCTGGATCATCAGTATGACCCCTGCATGACTGCTGCTGTCTGTGCGTGCATGTTTTCACCTTTCCAGATCAGTTCTACTCAGATGAGCCCTGTTCCAAGGCACCAAGACCaaatggatttcttttttttttttcttttttttttacccacacGTATTTTTTCCCATCATGCAGATTCTGACATACAACTCGTCAATTGGCGTACCAAGAGCACCTAAACATCACGTGTGTCTCAGTACATGGCTCATGTGAAGGGCACTTTGTGTTAGTCTGATCCCTGATTCCTGCATGTCTCTGAGctggggcatgtgtgtgtgtgtatgtgtttgtgtgtctccctctctgtaGACCCTAAGCCTCAGGAGAAGAGacgccccccccaccaccactccATCCTACGGTCTCCCAGCAACAGCCACACACCCTCCCGCCCCCCACTCTCACCCacttcctcctcgtcctcctcgtcttcctccGTGTGTGCAGCGGGCTCCTGTCCCCTCCCGGCCTCCGTCACGATGACAGGTCTGTACTCCCTCCAGTCCCCCAGCCTGTCCACCTTGCTCCCTTCCCTGCAGGCTCTGCCCCGTTCCAGGCTGCTCTCCAAACTCAGCCCCCTGCTCCTTCAGGGCCTGCAGCCACCCACCAATACTCAAGATGGGCCCACCCAGGACTCAATGTAACCCAACCTGTGAGGGCTTGggcataggtgtgtgtgtggggactgagtgtgtgtgtgtgtgtgtgtgtgtgggtggattgagtgtgtgtgggtgggtggattgagtgtgtgtgtgttagctctTGCAAATTGCACCAGTACCAGACAAGTCAAGAGATTGTACTGTTGGTCAAAACAAGTGCAAATTACTATTTGATCtcaagtgggggggggggggggggggggggtctgtgtaTCACTGGTGCTAGcataatatgtttgtttttccatctgCACATACATATCTGTGTAATGGCATGTTTCTGGCACAAACATTCCTCAAATTCCAATTGTGAGtgaaatgtgttgaaaatgtttttttttatttaattaccaACCATGAGTCAAGCATTGCTTATTATTACAATGTCCTCTCCTCTGGCATAGTTTTTGTAGCTTGTTTTACAGTCCCCTAGGACTTACATAATATACAGGATATATCTACAGCATACGTTAATATTGGAAATATTATACTAATGAATTACATTACACTGATGAAGTCTCCTTTTTAGTCTGTATACAAGTAATAAGCTACAAAGAATGTTACTGTGCTGATATTTTTGCAGATATACTGTGTAAATGGAAGGATCAGCTACAGTACGAATGATATAGTTTTACTTTAGCCCTGCTGCTCTtgaatttttaattatttatcggttgttttatttttgagaaTTTGCCAAATTAGACTGAACGTAGTGTGGCTTTCTGATTCTGTCAAATCTATCAAAGCACCTTATTatctattgtttcttttttcaatgtatttgtatttctcTCTGTAATACTTGTGTGAAACATTGCAATACAGAGGCTAATCCCACCATCCACTTATAGTCATATTTGGAGTCAGTTCAAAGTAGAATTGAGCAGTCTGTAGATTATATTTAATTTCTAGTGACTGAAAATCACTTTAAAAGGACTGTGGGTTAGTTTTGTATGCAAGTCTGTGATTCATTTCTTTAATAGTTATGAAACCTGCATCATTCCAGTGTCAGTCCAATGTTGGTCTTGGCGTTATGATCTTCACAGCGTAGCTTACTGCCAGAAACCTCATGTGGACCATAACTGAGTTCcattgagataaaaaaaaaaaaaaaaaaaaaaaaaaaaaaagagttgcttCGTGGAGCTCTTTGCCAATAAGCAATACCACATAAACGCACAGTGTTTGGTCCACTGTCCAAGCAGTCAAAGTTCTCTTTAGAATTTTTCTAATACAATTCCCATATAGATTTATGTGTCAATAAAgtgaacagttaaaaaaaacagttacacGTTTCAGCAAACTAGCGACAAAACATCGCTCATTATTTATTCAAGCACATTCGTGTGTTTCCTAGTTTGAATTGAACATGGCAGGTATTTAGTCCATAAGCTGTCCATTGTCAAAGTTAATATATTTTGTGGTTATTAGAGATGTTGTCTTGGTCTATATGTAAGCCTCATAGATCAATTGTGGAATTCTTGTGTTTCGTCTGTAATTCAGTTGTTGTGTGCCGTCATCCAAGTACTTGATGATGGTCTGTGTTTTTAGGACCAGCCCAGTTCAGATGCACTGAAGACGCTGAGGCAGCGCATGCGAGACCTGGAGAGGTTTTCACGCGCAGCAGATAAACCAGATCTTGGATCAGTTGGATCCAAATAGCTTTCAGAGTATCTGGCCTTGACTCGCTGTGGCCATCCTCTGTCCCAGTGCTGTGTGACATTGTGGTGACGATGTGCCTTGCCCTGGGTTCCGTTGTAAGCAGTAGGTTTTGGAGGCTctgcttattaaaaaaaaaaaaaaaaaaaaaaaaaaaaaaaaaataaaatctgcttTGTCGTAGACTTTCATTCATATTCTTTTGTTGACCTTTTCACAAAAGAGAAAGCTAGCTAACTAGAGCACATATCAAACTAAAACTAATGCCAGTGATTGTCTTGCAGCTTCGCCCTCTCTTACAAAGATGGAAATGTCTCCAAAAAGAGAATATAAGCCAATTATTAGGTTACCAGGAGTGAAACTCAAACTTCTACAAATTTGATTGTCGTTTTGTGCTCTGGGGATATAAAAGTCTTACTTAATGCTTCTGTAATATCACTAAGGCGATGATTTTCATGTAGCCTCTGCAGTGGGAGGGCTGTCACTTGAAATCCGTGCCCTGAAAAATGTAGAGGGTACTGTAATTTTATTCTGCTTTCTCACTGTGAActttcatttcctgtttcttGGTTGTTTCAGTCCTAAAGCAGTATATAGAACGACAAAGAAAAAAGCTTCAGGTGGAAACACTTTATGCGTAGTCACATTCTCCCCAGGTCTTTCTGCTTTATGTTCCATATGAGAATTGTGCCGTTTCCTTCAATTTGGTGCTAACCTTCTTTATCAGACTACGGTTGGTAGTAAGTGTTTGTCTCTGTAACAGAATATCCCCTTCTTGAATGTCTGCTGTCTTTACCGCCTTTCTGTTTAACCTCTGGAATAAAATCTATCCCTTTGTGAAGCAACTTCTGTGTGTGGatcctcgtgtgtgtgtgtgtgtgttcccccaTTTGTTTGGATTAGGCTCTTTGTGAAAACgcttatttactgtatgtgagaTAAAGAGAAGGAATTTGTGGTAGATCGATTTCCAAATAGTTTTCTGTCATTTACCATGAACACGGTGTCCTTTGAACGTCGTGTCATTGTCACGCactgtttctcctttttgttCCCTGTGCCTTGTATTTATGTCCCTTCGTCTGGTTAACAGGCCTCAGCTGCCCAGACTTTCAGGCTGGTGGACCCAGTTCAGTGGGTTGGTCCAGAATTCCTTTCCCCATGCATCCTGGGCGCGTGAGGAGAGGATGCCGGACTCTTACAATCACTCATCACCCCGCAGAGGCCCGCACAGAGGTTAGCTGACCTTGCAGGCTCACTCCCAGACAGTTGTTTTCTATCATATATCCTACATATGACAGACACTTGTTTTATAAAGTCTCACTTGTAACGTCTCCATCTGCCACAGACTGCTAAAGCCTTGGGCCCTGAACACATCCTTTCCTCCATCAAATTTAGCAAGTGAGTCCAATCTTGTCTATGTATCTTGGAGTTTTTAAATCTCACAGGGAACAATTTCAATCCAAAAAAGGGTTGGATTtcacaaatgaaatgaaatctatttttaaaaacagtgcACAATGATGACAAAAATTAGGATTAAGAAGGTTACACATAACAAAACTTTACTCTTACTCGTCACATACAATTTAAAGTGCAATGTAGTGAAATACGATTACTGCATTTTAACCCACCCTGCGTATTGGGAGCAGTGGACGGCTTTAAATACAGCACCAGGGAACAACTGGgcgttcagtgtcttgctcatggacactttgacatgtggccgGAGGAGCCTGGGATCTAGCCGAGCACTCTACCCCCGAGCTGCTGTCACCCAACATCTGCATTGTCACCCTGAAACATGATATCGATGAGGGGTGAAACCATAGGAATAGAATGAGAATGGACATACCCATTCAAAAAAACAGCAGGATGGTCAGAGCGGGGGCCATATTTATGTGTACTATTGCCATTGCAAAGAGCTGGTACCGTCATAACTTAAGTATAAACCAATTTGCTGCAAGTCGGGGACTGGGGATGCATaattaatcacaattgtctCGAAATCGTAATATGGACAAATCGCaggggggcgcaatatttgttaatggcaaaatgtgtgtgaaacCATTCTGAGTGAAGtactgtggtgctgcagagatgtcctgtcctacaatcatttatttttttggtacagatcctcgcaaaaatctcactttaatcattttaatttctttcaatgtttacatttttcattgaaaatgagaataatgctgtaaaaatgatcattccttCTAATATCGCGAGTCATATCGCgatatcagtcaaaatattcGCCGGTTAGATGTTTTCCTGATGTCGTGCAGCCCTATCGGGGACTCACTAAGGTGAGGTTTTGCAGGAACGACTAGTGGAGTTAAACAAAGCATAGTGAGCCAATGAATACAATTTAGCAACACACTGTTAACTGCTGTCACCAAATAAGTGACAACTTTGGTTGGCCCATTTTCTGTATCTAGTATAGCGTGAAAGCATGCCGGAATTAGCAAGCCAGCTAACTAGCCAGCCGTCTGCTAGTTAGCTACCTAGCATGCTAATTCCACCATGCTTTCATGCTACACTGGTTACAGACAATGAGCCAATCAGCGGGCTGGCTGCCGGTCATTCTGCCTCCCAGACAGGCTAGCccagtgtttcccaaacttagcggcgggacccaaaatgggtcgcagacccgtttttaTTGGGTCGTcaattggcagagtaaaatCCATATCAATCTTAtgaatgagcgttcttttttgctaAACTGGTccgttcagctcagatgctgtggggttttttttctctctctctcttctcttatcctaggaggggataagagCATGAGTTGAgtaaggggtgagacacagaaaggagaataaagaccttttctgtattttgttcacttttataatggaataaatatatttcatatacatttaaattcatggtttgttccgtcttttgtccacagtttaaaaatgtagatggtacaatgattcatggtgtatttttgtaaattcgggtcccggggagacaccaaatttctcttttgggtcttgagctgaaaaagtttgggaaccactgggcTAGCCATCTATGCAGCCGTCCGTCTCCGGAGCTGCTGTCCACCCTCCTCCCGGAGAAGTAGTCTGTGATACACTTTACAGCCCAGCTGACGTGTTTTGTCACCATTTTAACTAAGATCAGTCACCACTGTCTGTAGTGCTAGTCAAATGACCACAGAAAACAATTCACAATCCGTTCCACTCTTGTTCTATTTCCATGggtaaaacatgctaacctCTTTATTGCCGGCCCAGATGTGAGCTGCAACCCCACGTGAGCCGCATCCCCATCAGGAGGGTGGGGTCGACTGAAAGCCCTCCTGCACATGACACCACAGCATCCCCTAGGAGCATTAACCCAGTTCCATTAGGAGATAAGGAGGTGTCAGCCACCATGAAGGTCTGGAAGCTGCTTAGACCTGGCCTCCATCGACACCTGTCACTGTCAggcatgtatacacacacttacacatgtTGCTGTGCTATTGACTCTGGTCTAGAGACAGTCCCCTGACTAATGTTGCACCAGTCAAAATAGGATTCAGGGTTTAGCAAATTTGTCTTTATGTATAACATTTTGGACCAGGTTTTAGTGACACGATGAAACACGCAGCTTCCCATTTCCATACCTGTAGCTCTCAATACGGCTTTAGAATACAGTATATTCCCATTCAAGTGTCACAGCTATTTTCCTTTGTACCGTAAGTGTAAAGTGCTGCATGACATTGCTTTGAGAGTTTACTCTTTCCAGTATGTTAACTGCACAAATCCAGTTAACATCATATGTATTGCCATATACAGGTGTATCAGGGAAAAAAGAGTGTGCCGTGCAGTTGGTCTCTAAAGCACTAATGAAGAAAAGCCCAGATAGGAGTCTCCACTACACAGAAACCACCATTATAGAACCTGCACAAGAGAAGGACGGGACAGTGCAACAGGTGAAAACAGACACATATAGAATAATGTACATTCAGAGAGAAACAAATTTTGAacatgaatgaatcaaattgcTAAAACTGTATGATGTTGTCTTCCAAGGTTGAGGAAAGTCCAGTGATGCCCCTGCCTGAGACATTGACCCTGTGTGAGACAGTGACCCTGTGTGGAGAAGCCTAGGAACTGCACAGAAGAGGCTGGCGTATATGTCTATATTTGCTTCATGTGAGCCTAAATTCCTATATTGTGACCAAAACCATTTATAACTAGGAAACAGGAGGGGGCACTCTCATCAATAGAGAATCATTTGAGGCATCTTAATGTGCAATACAACAATGTTAGCAGTATTTATTCAGATTTTCCAGAGCACACGTGGTGTTTTCAACCATGCCGTTCAACATAGTAAGACCGTGGAGCTGTCCATTCCAACCATTATAAAAGCAGCTTCACTGGAGCAGCTGGAGgtttagtgccttgctcaatGAACTGTTGCTAAGTTACGGGAGAGGTGCAAAACTTCCCCATCCAAGTTTTCCAACTTAACAAGAATCCGTAGGCCTGAAACATCCTTTAACCTTTCAGCTACTTTTACCATTGTACTTCTCATATcggtttttgtgtttttagtcCTTGCCTTCTGATGTCCAGCCCCCAAAATGAGATGTTAAATGCACTCCGACCAACACTGTAATCCACTAGTATTTTTACAGTCAGCCACTTGTACTATTACAGCAACAGGTTGATTTTTATTCAGACTGACAAGCACAACAGCACCTTTATAAAACTCTGTATTTCCATTGTGATTTTAGAAACAAATTTGTGAGTGAAGTGTGTATTTAATGTAATTAAACGCAGATCCACAGCAAAGAAACTGAAATGGACTTTTAAGTCCACTTATGAAACGATAACTAACTGCACATATTGTCATATGTGGTGGAAATTACCTGTGTGAGCCATGTGTGGCAAGCGAGTTTTTGGATAATAACAGTAATAGTAGCTGGACCTTTTAAGGCTCCAATTATCTCTTGGAGTAAAGTAGTGAGTtattaaaaatggaagggaAAAACATGGCACAGCTGTATCTGCCTACAGCAGGCCACCCTCAAGCATGAATGTGAATGAGGCCCCAGTGAGAGAGGACACCAATTCCCATAAAGCCTGGCAGCGGTTGCATCTGCTGCAGTCTACCAGAGTACTGTGATTTGGGACTTTCCTTTTCCACATAAAGCCATTTACACAAGTGGCataaacactttaaaaagtaaaacgtGGTGAAGTCCAAAGGGTGGGTTAATACCCTTATACGCTTTATATCTGGTTAAAATATACTTTGTCACATTCCTTTAGAGATTTTTGCTCCACAGCACACAACTATAGGAACCTGTACTTTCTAAccatatatatattcatatgaTATAAATATTTTGTGTGAGTCAAACTGCTACAGGAgttgtctttttaaatgtaatgagCACATCTTAAACCCAGTGACATAAGAACAGATTTTTACCAAATTACTTCTACTGTGACTGATATAATACTGTGTTGGAACTTGAAAGGTATTGCAATATAATACCTCAATAAGACAAGTTATTCTGCATGCACACTAAAGGAATAAATGACGCATGCAAAAgccatatacatttttttttttttattagaaaaaaacactactgtgcAATCTTACAAAGAACTTCATCTCCTGGGACTGGAAGTGGGGAATGTTGTTTCCATGGTGATGGCATTGACTCCCATCTCACCTGTGGGGAGAAAAAGATTTTCAGCAGGTTCACAGATGTTAAACCCTGGAAAGAATAGTCTTCTGTAGCTGAATGTGCTTTGATTTTTCaagtctttaacccttgtgttgtctttcaggctcaaaaaaaaaacattacactttttGACACTTGTGTCACTAAATGCAGCGTTTGtgtcttcatctttttttttcccccctcaatgtttttgtggcattttttgactttttcacgACTAGTTTTACAATTTATGGTCAGTACACCACATGTAGCCTATATGACATGATGTCTaacttgagttaaaaaaaacaaaaagtatgaATAATTCTAATATTTAAGAtcaaaggaatgtatgttgatggataatcacagactatCAAAGTGAAGTCAGAATAATtctatacaattaaataaaacaccaacattttaataaaatttggttgaaagaaacccaaatgttTTGCTATAGAAACTATGAATATGggtaaaatttgacccgaagacgacaggagggttaagtaACTTGACTTGATCGTGGTTGGCAGTGTATATGAAAGTGCTGAACCATCGAAGACATAAATTGCATTCACCTCTCCGACCATACTGGGGGACTCTACTCCAGCTTCTTGGGGTTATTGACAGCGACGTAGTGATACAACACAACCAGCAGGAACAAGGACACGCCAAGCATGTTGGCGAATATGGCCAGCTGCACGTCCGTCACCATTCTGCTGAGGATAAAGAGATAGTATTACAAGTGGAAGTCAAaagcagcttttttttatttttattatcatctttaaattttacaaacatgttaaacatttgTGAACAGTTTGGCATCAGgagaaggttaaaaaaaaaaaaaaatcctttctaTGCAGTGACTATATAATAgcttgagagagaaaaaaatggacatataaatacatatacaaataGAAATTAGAAGAGTCAAAAGCAGCAAGGATCTCTCTATTGACTCAATTTACTTTGCATCATCTCTGTCCATTTCCCAAAAGGAGAGAAACACACCTTTCACACATCTATCTGAATGCATCTTATGACCTTCCAATCACTTGATTACATCCATTCAAGCGAATGGACGTTATAACCATTACTTTTTAATATTCACAATAATAGTAAAAATGCCTGCGAGTAATTTATCAATTCTTATTATATtggaaaaatgcaacaaatagCTGCTTTAAAAGatgcatgaaaaaaaactaaaaaatctttttaaaatgtctagCATTGagataatataaaatatgatgtacAGTTACGGTCAAGTTAAACCACCAGCATAAACATAATCATATCATGACGTAATTTGAATGTGTAGTGACTGGCCACAAAACGCCTGTACTTGCTGTTCGCTGTATTCTgcttataaatatgtatattgaCCAGAAAACCATCGCTTTTATTACTGATTACATGGTTGTTAATCATGCTACATTTGGACCCCCAGTCTTTGCAACGTTAGCTAGCGttgctagctaacggtagctaactaacgttagccCAAAAGGGAACGCCACATATAAAGCTTTTCATAAATATACGACATTAAATTCATTGCAAAGCAGTTCAACTTATAATATAACTTACATTTTTTCCTTAAATTGGGGTTTTCCACTGGGTTGGAGCGATACTTCAGCTGTTCAGCATCAGACAAGCAAACCTGTCTCTCTTCCGGCTGCAAGGGAAAGCCACGTCACGTTTAAGAGCAGAGAAATTAAAGCGGACGTCAGTGAACAATTAACAGAAACAACCTAGATACGAGACTTAAACAACCATTATTCGCATGTGAGTGagaccaaaattaatgaaaaatcGTGTAACTCTGGACCATTCGACAGAATCcaatgctgtttttcttttaaaaaataaaattgcaatttCGCAAACCTCCAGGCCAGAGGCGGCGGTAGTGAGCTCCAGTCAGTTGGCTGTTGCGCTCCGTAGGAGTGGCCCAAATGTTTCGACATCACCTCACCCGGCGTGAACAGCAGCGGCCAAGCTAGATGGTACTTCGACTTGGCAGCTAACGTTGGGGTTCGCATTTCCAAAAGAAGACATATCAATTTATCTCCTTGTGGGTCCAGACTGTACCACCATGGCTCTTTACGAATATGTCACTCAGGAGCAGCTCGCAAGCTTCGACAAATACAAGGTAACGTTACGGTAATATGTTGTAAATAGCCTGCTAGCGACTGACGTTGACCATTGAGCCGACCCTGTGCATACCTATGGACCCTGTGTGGATATATGTcaacagttagctagctgtcaCGATCTGCAGGGTTTTCCCTGGCAAAGAAAGAGTGTGTGAAGGCAACCAAAGTTAGCCAAAACTATACCAGATCCTGGTCAATTATCACCTAGAAAATTAAAGCGTGATTAATGTTAGATAACGTAGCTAGTTAtaacgttagttagctagctacagtATGATCTCGTATGCTGCTCTGACCATAATGTTTTTTATAGAGTTGTCCTCTctacgttagctagctaaccgtTTATTGAGTAGCGTTCAGGAAAGTGGTGAAGTGGGAAGTGGTGGTTATTTACTCATCTCTGACTAAAGGTTTGACTTTGTTCCCCCCGAAATATAAGCATTTTACACGGTATTTTAAGTCtggtaaatacaaaaaaataatatttttcaaAGACATTTCTTAAGTGTCTATTACCGTTCACGAATAgtactttttgttattttgaaagtggtGACCGGAAGTGTAGCTAATAGTTGGCCATGTTTTGCTTGACATTGGCGCATATGTGCTAGCTAatagtagctagctagcgacTCTTGCTGTTCAACAGGGCTTGATTggtgaattaaggcattaatttgtgttttcacacattttagATGTATTCTGTATGTCTCCTCTTTGTATAGAAAGCCAGCTTTTTAAACCTTTACTTATGTTGCAACCACAGACAGAAATTAAACCAAGTAGCTGCTGTTATGTCAAACTTAAGGGGGAAACAAGTCAACTTGAACCAGGTTCCAATGACGTGAAACTCCGACAATGAACAAGGACTGACAAGCGAAATCACTTTTCTATGAATTCCAGTGACCATAAAACTCTGTTGTCGAAATGTTTAAAACAGCAGAATCATTTCTGCATGGCACAAAGATTTCAGTGTCTAATTAATT of the Etheostoma spectabile isolate EspeVRDwgs_2016 chromosome 18, UIUC_Espe_1.0, whole genome shotgun sequence genome contains:
- the ost4 gene encoding dolichyl-diphosphooligosaccharide--protein glycosyltransferase subunit 4, yielding MVTDVQLAIFANMLGVSLFLLVVLYHYVAVNNPKKLE